In one Coccinella septempunctata chromosome 6, icCocSept1.1, whole genome shotgun sequence genomic region, the following are encoded:
- the LOC123315313 gene encoding uncharacterized protein LOC123315313 isoform X2, which translates to MKRHERKKDIDENEQNGSLSSIWNAIVPKISMARNIVFSAITDLIERQEFEVHEEIENGLTRLHWKNTEKSVWTLSTIERISDSPSNIYINPSVLKEILALDKELSSVLNDLNLTHNERSRQFLQRLASCSKGKLSIVASKQGKALCICSSGSKSKSTTSDESTESSDEDSESSSSISLYSTDSIVSQKSKNEPNNKKKNLIIRCNYSSGSQTTHKNVLHVFRQDPSCHIPLPLCPDPCCENTPKTKNRGRSDKKRAKGAKRSTSKECSKNRKKEEKKEKERLKKEKKACEKEKKRREKEMKKEEKLRKAREKKEQKEMLKGAKSKKSRTRSRRSDSSESSGKKKKKTKKTKRKSKKGEPQSSCSMDSTEPETSRRPCMEEVQGPCREPRLSPCEEPRREPCREVRSPCKEVRSPCREEAQSPCREEVRRPCKVEQQNKVCPRFWSTSKGTQAANERRRSTPCLEPQTSIPRTSTQNPTPCTSTPQTSTSPCGRSRFARFLSSFGSGGLQLRFIPPEKKFRGTKSCIIPKLRIPRTITVDSSCGLPKFRFSTSNDPCELPAPCPASPSYNPPPCAPTPCISPPCAPTPCTSPPCTPRPCTPTPTATPCRPPPAKSTPCVSRSRDREAICSKPLKLPRCVRAPSFPRLKPCVIPSCRFKPPCRLKPCPRDPCEPRPCTPPPPFPRFSGPRSHTPPPCGSRTSGPFFPPRSKPCCPKPSVSFQSQPCDPTPCPPVPCQSSPCTSRPCDQLDPCTPPPCTPPPCTPPPCTQYPCTPPPCTPPPPCRSRASTPIRRLSKCRLALAANLRACGQTKSHSKICRSLPCTPPVCSPCASRPCTPTRCPCESCFNQPCTPPCNTQPCGLAPCNHQVCSTKPCTPPCSQLPCGTGSCTLPPCQTHSCIAPCTHQPCGSRPCTPPPCNPQPCEMPPCPLKPCLSKPRFYDEFGREIICPRPPYSCDSQCNMRKWTCCTKRSRPSRICSPQRSCSRVTICEPNDCRRTVFRPRNTSICTPAFYPKPCSPRPCGSDIICPNYTPRCSDTNICSRRSHSAPKKCYPDPCRWKPCRSRECFRSPSCSDSDVCYPRSSCGSRRFPPSPVCSREDTCYMRRKSHKPWWTKRYDPCMPRPCSRSPSRYSLDGCSDEGRCYKRRKCYRRYWSPYCSDDDFCYPRPCSHPPRCRYYSFESPYSSRENVCYTTRSCTPPSCPPSYRPPPSQLPPCPPPSMPSPPYPQPCPPPYPPPIQPCPPPPPPPCPPPPCPPPCYPPPCPPYPPYSPTPCSSRTSASSCGPRPCSGQWGSFSCGPTACNPNIIPPCASPPPPRPRCIKNPPCLKKMPKPCGGKPCGKRCQAAKQQICPPPNGSPTPSSPQSPFGSPQPSLGNMGYPGFAPQSASSYGSNYWQYPSPNPNPNPSYPPYGYWPNNYYQGQPSCYPSQTYSGPGFGPLFPKLCLSKMKCSKVCHMSCESGLPKFNRSKSSSVSSITTSSSNSSLSSSDSSYSSRSSSSCSSTSIPSPNYCVASCRNSNANFFRRRASSHSSICSSSDSSPKRAICNRTDRCHPERQPCGSPYPSNPPAPIFRRNSDIDQREPICSSPCPYRYPVYRARSQVCSSATDLHCESRLRCKGIDHYDERIRFELQKIGIDQLIQASKPAKCCKQTVLNQPSKEELPYSASLASLPLDRADIRVIRQSVRMATKKTGCNYTSLENRTKLVYYANLVLDDFDAKKPKVQPEYEVRYFYFTLDDAESVQETLRKRCNKGSTFKFFQIFNWPDKTFPESNQAAGSQKVDLATSLDLKKSISWQKTEEKTAMISSGGNSTDALENIVFSDLFLGSQSGVGDSKPGNTFEQNYINEFNANKSRKKNHKLNTNFTMTESSLEDDSLLGNACCQKKLKINSLDSLGKPSEAAQRKDASSQTDIEKAPEKKTFADAASQTIAKTGESSFNNITFSEEIMRLLSSSDGDSVEYLKKNTNCLVFTSDATVESDSLETHLKSEAKPDVSDQNHTPNDEEFRNANENFDEAIREVLGEIKELATMAESFKCRKVCSKESPIRSKNYVAHRTICRTYSSKPPFDDYQSPSMDKTSECHEVARKSSPPENLALSRSNISKGQFIVRMYNSINDIISDIYGEAEKLATLRKNRLAISGNDERIFKGNFREMYCRKVVGNLDVENKTVINSPNEPPEMKKPQNSTENLKTVYTSAGKIVTRFYNAKGKSITAIYSPEGEAIAETSSPRKLARVLFDSSGNFIPQFCDSQGNVLKSVFDSQRKLLKKTFNSEMLLLKFPTETKKKKSKRIFNAQGLPIYQFYSEEGNLLTSIYDFEGRLIRGTFLGSITQLFPRIFDKHGRFILGRYNGHGQLIKRIFDAHGNNVQQLYKADRTVLQKAPIRLKILNQKGEPVRKFFRKNKMPLTHVYDVLGNLLCQASDGNSVDLFCRLFDLDGFFILGRLDQLRHLIEGVYDEDGNKVMQVQVLDSETGDMIKMTKLYNFKGKLLANFYDESGVCLKSIHDVKGESLECSPSGRAIRLAGRMFDMAGYFIHGRYDSQKNPINEIYDHDGYKILQVYDVSGQPVRRIPQSMEIYSPKGRKIKHFYKSDHKILTSIYDTNGDMVGGVLSIDAEELAPFLYDIEGKFINSRYDSQMNLIKHVYDSNDNLLNRVYTRGSLCLKLSKPSRDKHRPVKTAYIKLECKDKTVVKQTDTRTTLNNHCQTLPKAIMPPLAMAKIPNNKFSKFDVLPSRKRKRDEGWFVEGKKLVSIKCQCRLRAFKENEKRVPNAPAAKSNYQKLSSPITKRLSSHHLAKRKKMDKVNTKKGPKKSEKVNKNRADTHHDHHKTTSLQSPQVKETKILTTVMPCYETTRNSVQRNNDSLEALLDDYLKREQKKDNRRPARKNSINHEMIEDALLDCLNLTRNPNSLKQMSHTILQYFTHVVFNQIKNNYYKQLSRKRKSNCGKRQDSTILFFNRKCACVYALCNTRKKKTKDTKTDRISSNNTKQIAPKITSQPPKLDVPTNQKTEGSNDAKIIPDPPQQTKILENIPKDAFLCNIPNAPPFILKMNKAHSDTTASISDEEVKNSDRYSSSLSWTSTDESFDTEEVSSFSSTVEKNCSSYTEIPDLNMFVDGRCPGFEDEEFKKFFTKSITWIKTEEDKRWRRQSATFMSTPTICMTGLTGISNNPFGSDEIDSRRPGKNSGSFPNSDVSSYHQHSKIPRMLHPGKCKVHAMMKNVQLSPGSKGCSANKTNTCGAACSSERTDVQISPYVKVSVSTTCPSLTNASAAGGAKGGGKNKNANIQASQSSMGDCMKGIKSDPGCYCGNEPVEPTPCPIRLREDCECVDEETDALVEPEEEDPLCYCPPGEQPLLMKKSNVECDCANRRRCEDEILVEPPKEKPDVFWALTKVSLLKDGTKNFEIIDVSPVPPGYYLMPDVNNLVLVGPQPKPAKAAPSKNCCCK; encoded by the exons atgaaaaggcaTGAAaggaagaaggatatcgatgaAAACGAACAAAATGGCTCTCTCTCATCCATCTGGAATGCCATAGTTCCGAAAATAAGCATGGCCAGAAATATCGTGTTCTCTGCTATAACTGACCTTATAGAACGGCAAGAGTTCGAAGTACACGAGGAAATAGAAAATGGTTTGACGAGACTCCATTGGAAAAATACTGAAAAGTCTGTCTGGACATTGAGTACTATAGAGAGAATATCAG ATTCACCAAGCAACATTTACATAAATCCCTCAGTCTTGAAAGAAATATTAGCATTGGACAAAGAACTATCATCTGTCTTGAATGACCTCAATTTGACTCATAATGAGAGAAGTAGACAATTTCTTCAGCGACTCGCCTCATGCTCCAAAGGAAAATTGTCTATAGTTGCTTCAAAACAAGGTAAAGCACTCTGCATTTGTTCATCTGGCTCTAAATCCAAAAGTACAACCAGTGATGAATCTACTGAATCGTCGGATGAAGATAGCGAGTCGTCATCTTCAATAAGCCTATACAGCACCGACAGTATTGTTTCCCAAAAATCTAAGAATG AACCGAATAACAAGAAGAAAAACCTTATAATAAGGTGCAACTACAGTTCTGGAAGTCAAACCACTCACAAGAATGTACTACACGTTTTCAGACAAGATCCATCTTGCCATATACCCTTACCGTTATGTCCCGATCCTTGTTGTGAAAATACACCAAAAACGAAAAATAGAGGCCGGAGCGATAAGAAAAGGGCGAAGGGAGCGAAGAGATCAACATCCAAAGAGTGCTCAAAAAACAGGAAGAAGGAggagaagaaagaaaaagaaagattGAAGAAAGAGAAGAAGGCGTGtgaaaaagaaaagaaacgAAGGgagaaagaaatgaaaaaagaggaaaagttgaGAAAAGCCAGAGAAAAGAAGGAGCAGAAGGAAATGTTGAAAGGGGCTAAAAGCAAAAAATCCAGAACGAGATCTAGAAGATCCGACTCTTCGGAATCATCTgggaaaaaaaagaagaaaacgaaGAAAACGAAGAGAAAATCTAAAAAGGGCGAACCACAGTCCTCGTGTAGCATGGATAGCACCGAACCAGAAACATCTCGACGTCCATGTATGGAAGAGGTTCAAGGTCCATGTAGAGAACCTCGATTAAGTCCATGTGAGGAACCTAGAAGAGAACCTTGTAGAGAAGTCCGAAGTCCATGTAAAGAAGTCCGAAGTCCATGTAGAGAAGAAGCCCAGAGTCCTTGTAGAGAGGAAGTccgtcgtccatgtaaagtagaACAACAGAATAAAGT ATGTCCCAGATTTTGGTCAACATCTAAAGGTACCCAAGCTGCTAATGAGAGAAGAAGAAGTACGCCTTGTCTAGAACCACAAACATCCATTCCTCGAACTTCCACTCAAAATCCCACTCCTTGTACTTCCACTCCTCAAACCTCCACTTCTCCGTGTGGACGCTCTAGATTCGCCAGATTCCTG TCAAGCTTTGGCAGTGGTGGTTTGCAGCTGCGTTTCATTCCTCCTGAGAAAAAGTTTAGAGGTACAAAGAGCTGTATCATCCCGAAACTGCGTATACCACGGACAATCACTGTGGATTCTTCTTGCGGTCTTCCGaaattcagattttcaacttcGAACGATCCCTGTGAATTACCTGCTCCTTGTCCGGCATCGCCTTCATATAATCCACCACCATGTGCACCAACACCGTGTATATCACCACCATGTGCACCAACACCGTGTACATCACCACCATGTACACCGAGGCCTTGTACACCAACACCAACAGCAACACCATGTAGACCACCCCCAGCCAAATCCACGCCTTGCGTTTCTCGATCTCGCGACCGAGAAGCCATCTGCTCCAAACCCTTAAAATTGCCCCGTTGTGTGCGGGCACCAAGCTTTCCTAGGCTGAAACCTTGCGTGATACCTTCGTGCAGATTTAAGCCTCCTTGCAGACTGAAACCATGCCCTCGCGACCCTTGCGAACCACGACCCTGCACACCTCCACCGCCTTTTCCAAGATTCAGTGGTCCACGATCACATACTCCCCCTCCTTGCGGCTCGAGGACGAGTGGTCCTTTCTTTCCACCCAGATCCAAACCTTGCTGTCCTAAACCATCTGTTTCTTTTCAATCTCAGCCCTGTGATCCTACCCCCTGCCCACCGGTACCTTGCCAATCTTCTCCATGCACATCACGGCCTTGCGATCAGCTTGATCCTTGCACACCACCTCCTTGCACACCCCCGCCTTGTACTCCACCTCCTTGTACACAATACCCTTGCACACCTCCTCCTTGCACGCCACCTCCTCCTTGTCGATCAAGGGCATCCACTCCAATACGGCGACTTTCGAAGTGCCGTCTTGCTTTAGCCGCGAACTTGAGAGCTTGTGGACAAACAAAAAGCCATTCTAAGATTTGCCGTTCACTGCCATGTACTCCGCCAGTTTGCTCACCTTGTGCTTCAAGACCATGCACACCGACAAGATGTCCCTGTGAATCATGTTTCAACCAACCTTGTACTCCTCCTTGTAATACCCAACCTTGTGGTTTGGCTCCATGTAACCATCAAGTTTGTAGTACAAAACCTTGCACACCTCCTTGTAGTCAACTTCCTTGTGGCACGGGATCTTGTACTCTCCCTCCATGTCAGACGCATTCTTGTATTGCTCCCTGTACTCACCAACCTTGTGGTTCAAGACCATGTACACCCCCTCCTTGTAACCCTCAGCCCTGTGAAATGCCCCCTTGTCCATTGAAACCATGTCTGTCCAAACCAAGATTTTACGATGAATTTGGACGGGAAATAATATGTCCTAGACCACCGTATAGCTGCGATTCACAGTGTAACATGAGAAAGTGGACGTGTTGCACGAAAAGGTCTCGCCCATCCAGAATATGCTCCCCACAACGCAGTTGTTCGAGGGTTACCATTTGCGAACCAAACGATTGCAGAAGAACAGTATTTAGACCAAGAAACACTTCTATCTGTACCCCTGCATTTTATCCAAAGCCCTGTTCTCCTAGACCATGTGGGAGCGATATAATTTGCCCCAATTATACTCCTCGATGCTCGGATACAAACATTTGTTCTCGGAGAAGCCACAGCGCACCAAAAAAATGTTATCCGGATCCTTGCCGATGGAAACCGTGTAGAAGTAGAGAATGCTTTCGTTCTCCTAGTTGTTCCGATTCAGACGTCTGTTATCCTAGAAGTTCTTGTGGATCTAGGCGATTTCCTCCATCTCCCGTCTGCTCTAGAGAAGATACATGTTATATGAGGAGAAAGAGCCACAAACCTTGGTGGACTAAGAGGTACGATCCATGCATGCCCAGGCCTTGTTCAAGATCCCCAAGCCGTTATTCATTAG ATGGATGCTCCGACGAAGGTCGCTGCTATAAAAGGAGAAAATGTTATCGGAGATATTGGAGTCCATATTGTTCGGACGATGATTTTTGCTACCCAAGGCCATGCAGTCATCCTCCAAGGTGCCGATATTATTCCTTCGAAAGTCCATACAGCTCCAGGGAAAATGTGTGCTATACAACCAG GTCCTGTACACCTCCATCTTGCCCCCCCTCGTATCGTCCCCCACCCAGCCAACTACCACCCTGTCCACCACCCAGCATGCCTAGCCCACCATATCCACAACCATGTCCACCTCCATACCCGCCCCCAATCCAACCTTGCCCACCTCCTCCTCCCCCTCCTTGTCCTCCTCCCCCGTGCCCTCCTCCTTGTTATCCTCCCCCTTGCCCCCCATATCCCCCATATTCACCAACGCCTTGTTCGTCCAGAACTTCCGCATCTTCATGTGGGCCACGACCTTGTTCGGGGCAATGGGGATCTTTCTCGTGTGGACCGACGGCTTGTAATCCCAACATTATACCCCCATGCGCATCCCCACCTCCTCCTAGACCAAGATGCATAAAGAATCCTCCGTGTCTGAAAAAGATGCCCAAGCCCTGCGGCGGAAAACCATGCGGTAAACGTTGTCAAGCCGCCAAACAACAAATATGTCCACCGCCAAATGGTAGTCCTACTCCTTCGTCTCCGCAGAGCCCTTTTGGATCGCCGCAGCCAAGCCTTGGCAATATGGG TTATCCCGGCTTCGCACCACAAAGTGCTTCGAGCTATGGATCAAATTACTGGCAGTATCCCTCTCCCAATCCCAATCCCAACCCCTCATACCCGCCTTATGGATATTGGCCGAATAATTATTACCAAGGACAACCGTCTTGCTATCCGAGTCAAACATACAGCGGACCTGGCTTCGGACCGCTTTTCCCAAAGCTATGCTTGTCCAAGATGAAATGCAGCAAGGTTTGCCACATGTCTTGCGAGTCTGGTCTACCCAAATTCAACCGTTCCAAGAGTTCCAGCGTGAGTTCGATAACGACTTCTTCGTCGAACAGCAGCCTCTCGTCTTCGGATAGCAGTTATTCATCCAGAAGTTCCAGCTCTTGCAGTTCAACCAGCATACCCTCTCCGAACTATTGCGTCGCTAGTTGTCGGAATTCGAACGCTAATTTTTTCAGACGTAGAGCATCGTCACATTCTTCCATATGTTCATCGAGTGATAGTTCCCCAAAACGCGCGATATGCAACAGGACAGATAGGTGTCATCCCGAGAGGCAGCCGTGTGGTTCCCCCTACCCTAGCAATCCTCCCGCACCCATATTCAGGAGGAACTCCGATATTGACCAAAGGGAACCGATTTGCTCTTCTCCTTGCCCTTATAGATACCCAGTGTATCGAGCAAGATCTCAAGTCTGCTCGTCGGCTACAGACCTCCATTGCGAATCGAGGCTGAGGTGCAAAGGTATAGATCATTATGACGAAAGAATCAGATTCGAACTGCAGAAAATCGGGATAGATCAGCTGATCCAAGCTAGCAAACCTGCGAAATGTTGTAAACAGACGGTCCTCAATCAACCATCCAAAGAGGAATTGCCGTATTCGGCCAGCTTAGCCTCTTTACCGTTGGACAGAGCTGATATAAGAGTTATCAGGCAGTCCGTTCGGATGGCCACCAAAAAAACTGGATGCAACTATACCTCCCTAGAGAACCGGACCAAATTAGTGTACTACGCCAATCTAGTCTTGGACGATTTCGATGCCAAAAAACCAAAAGTTCAACCGGAATACGAAGTACGATATTTTTACTTCACCTTAGACGACGCGGAAAGTGTTCAAGAAACCCTGAGGAAACGATGCAATAAAGGTAGTACCTTCAAATTCTTCCAGATATTCAATTGGCCGGATAAAACGTTTCCCGAATCGAACCAAGCTGCGGGTTCGCAGAAAGTCGATTTGGCCACAAGTCTAGATTTGAAAAAAAGCATCAGTTGGCAGAAAACTGAGGAAAAAACTGCTATGATCTCCTCAGGGGGAAACAGCACAGACGCTCTGGAGAACATTGTGTTTTCCGATCTTTTTCTCGGTAGTCAATCGGGTGTTGGAGATTCGAAGCCCGGAAATACATTCGAGCAGAATTACATCAACGAGTTCAATGCGAACAAATCGAGAAAGAAGAATCATAAACTTAATACGAATTTCACAATGACCGAATCCTCTCTGGAGGACGATTCATTGTTAGGAAATGCTTGTTgccagaaaaaattgaagataaacTCTCTGGATAGTCTCGGGAAACCTTCTGAAGCAGCACAAAGAAAAGATGCTTCTTCTCAGACTGACATCGAGAAAGCCCCAGAAAAAAAGACGTTTGCTGATGCCGCCTCACAGACGATCGCAAAAACTGGGGAGTCAAGTTTCAATAACATCACTTTCTCTGAGGAAATAATGAGATTATTATCGAGTTCAGACGGTGACAGTGTCGAGTATCTGAAGAAAAATACGAACTGCCTCGTGTTTACAAGTGACGCAACTGTAGAATCTGACAGTCTAGAGACTCATCTGAAATCCGAAGCAAAACCGGACGTGTCCGATCAAAATCACACTCCAAACGATGAGGAATTTCGAAATGCTAATGAGAATTTCGACGAAGCTATAAGAGAAGTTCTGGGAGAAATAAAGGAACTAGCTACAATGGCCGAATCCTTCAAGTGTAGAAAAGTTTGCTCTAAGGAATCACCGATCAGATCAAAAAATTACGTGGCGCATAGGACGATCTGTAGAACATATTCCTCCAAACCACCATTTGACGATTACCAATCTCCTTCGATGGACAAAACGAGTGAATGTCACGAAGTTGCCAGGAAAAGTTCTCCCCCTGAAAATCTAGCATTGTCGCGAAGTAATATTTCGAAAGGGCAGTTTATAGTTCGCATGTATAATTCAATCAATGATATCATCAGCGATATATACGGGGAGGCTGAAAAGTTAGCTACACTTAGAAAGAATCGACTTGCAATATCCGGTAATGACGAAAGGATATTCAAGGgaaattttcgagaaatgtATTGCAGAAAAGTGGTTGGGAATCTTGATGTTGAGAACAAAACTGTGATTAATAGTCCTAACGAGCCCCCAGAAATGAAAAAGCCTCAGAATTCAACCGAAAATTTGAAAACGGTTTATACTTCAGCCGGAAAAATAGTAACGCGATTCTATAACGCCAAAGGAAAATCAATAACAGCAATTTACAGTCCTGAAGGTGAAGCAATTGCTGAAACATCTTCCCCCAGGAAACTCGCCAGAGTGTTGTTTGACAGTTCAGGTAATTTCATTCCTCAATTCTGTGATTCGCAGGGAAACGTTCTTAAGTCTGTGTTCGATTCCCAGAGGAAACTTCTCAAGAAAACCTTCAATTCCGAGATGTTGCTGTTGAAGTTTCCCACTGAAACCAAGAAGAAAAAGAGCAAACGTATATTCAATGCTCAAGGATTGCCCATTTATCAGTTCTATTCAGAGGAGGGGAATCTTTTGACCAGTATATACGATTTTGAGGGACGTCTGATACGTGGCACGTTCTTGGGTAGTATAACGCAGCTATTTCCGAGAATCTTCGATAAACATGGCAGGTTTATTCTTGGACGGTACAACGGACATGGTCAGCTGATCAAACGGATTTTCGATGCTCACGGCAACAACGTACAACAGCTGTATAAAGCTGATAGAACGGTTTTACAAAAGGCTCCAATaagattgaaaatattgaatcagaaaGGGGAACCGGTTAGAAAGTTTTTCAGGAAGAACAAGATGCCGTTAACACACGTGTACGATGTGCTGGGAAACCTTTTATGCCAAGCTAGTGACGGTAACTCGGTAGATTTATTCTGTCGTCTCTTTGACCTAGACGGTTTCTTCATTTTGGGAAGACTGGATCAACTGAGGCACCTTATAGAAGGGGTGTACGACGAAGATGGCAACAAGGTGATGCAGGTGCAGGTGCTGGATAGCGAAACAGGTGACATGATCAAGATGACCAAATTGTACAATTTCAAAGGTAAACTTTTGGCTAACTTTTACGATGAGAGCGGGGTATGTTTGAAGAGTATCCACGATGTGAAAGGGGAGTCACTTGAATGCTCACCATCAGGCAGGGCCATCAGATTGGCCGGTAGAATGTTCGATATGGCAGGGTACTTCATACACGGTAGATACGACTCTCAGAAAAACCCGATCAATGAAATTTACGACCACGATGGTTATAAGATCTTACAAGTGTACGACGTAAGCGGTCAACCGGTGAGAAGAATACCGCAGTCTATGGAAATATACAGTCCTAAAGGTAGAAAAATCAAGCATTTCTATAAATCCGACCATAAAATCTTAACCAGCATTTACGACACCAACGGAGACATGGTTGGCGGCGTATTGTCGATTGACGCCGAAGAACTCGCACCATTTCTATACGACATCGAGGGTAAGTTCATAAACAGCAGATACGACTCGCAAATGAACCTAATCAAACACGTGTACGATTCGAATGACAATCTCTTGAACAGGGTTTATACGAGGGGAAGTTTGTGTTTAAAATTGTCCAAACCTTCGAGGGACAAACATAGGCCGGTGAAAACGGCGTATATCAAGTTGGAATGCAAGGATAAAACTGTCGTTAAACAGACGGATACTAGGACAACACTTAACAATCACTGCCAAACTCTACCGAAAGCCATAATGCCTCCCctagctatggcgaaaatacccaacaacaaattttcgaaattcgatGTGTTGCCTTCAAGAAAAAGGAAGAGGGATGAGGGGTGGTTTGTGGAAGGTAAAAAACTCGTATCGATTAAATGTCAGTGTAGGCTGAGGGCTTTCAAGGAGAACGAGAAGCGGGTTCCTAATGCCCCAGCTGCAAAAAGTAACTATCAGAAGCTGAGCAGTCCTATCACCAAACGGCTTTCGAGTCATCACTTGGCGAAACGGAAGAAAATGGATAAGGTGAATACCAAGAAAG gtccgaaaaaatcagaaaaagtgAATAAGAACAGAGCAGATACCCATCATGATCATCACAAAACCACAAGTCTTCAGAGCCCACAAGTTAAGGAAACTAAAATACTTACAACTGTTATGCCTTGCTATGAGACTACTAGAAATTCTGTTCAGAGGAATAATGATAGCCTAGAGGCCCTACTGGATGATTATTTGAAACGAGAACAAAAAAAGG ATAATCGTCGCCCTGCTAGAAAAAACTCGATAAATCACGAGATGATCGAAGACGCATTATTGGATTGCCTGAATCTGACGAGAAATCCAAATTCCCTGAAACAAATGTCTCATACGATCTTGCAATATTTCACCCACGTCGTTTTCAACCAAATCAAAAACAACTATTATAAGCAGTTATCGAGAAAGCGAAAATCCAATTGCGGGAAGAGACAGGATTCTacaattctatttttcaacaGGAAATGCGCATGCGTTTATGCGCTCTGTAATACTCGCAAGAAAAAGACAAAAG acacCAAAACTGATCGCATTTCCTCGAATAACACGAAACAAATTGCACCGAAAATAACATCACAGCCACCGAAACTAGATGTACCTACAAACCAGAAAACCGAAGGAAGCAACGATGCAAAAATTATCCCAGACCCTCCTcagcaaacaaaaattttggaaaacatACCGAAGGACGCGTTCTTATGCAACATCCCAAACGCTCCACCATTTATTCTGAAGATGAACAAGGCACATTCGGATACAACTGCGAGCATTAGTGATGAAGAGGTGAAAAATTCCGACAGATATAGCTCTTCCCTTAGTTGGACCTCAACGGACGAATCTTTCGATACAGAAGA GGTCTCCTCCTTTTCGTCAACGGTGGAAAAAAACTGCTCGAGCTACACGGAAATTCCAGACCTCAACATGTTCGTCGACGGCCGTTGTCCGGGCTTCGAAGATGAAGAATTCAAGAAGTTCTTCACGAAGTCGATCACTTGGATCAAGACCGAGGAGGATAAACGGTGGCGGAGGCAAAGTGCAACTTTCATGAGTACACCGACAATTTGTATGACGGGCCTAACGGGCATATCTAACAATCCATTCGGATCGGACGAAATCGATTCTAGAAGACCTGGAAAAAACAGTGGATCTTTCCCAAACTCAG atGTTAGCAGCTACCATCAGCACTCGAAAATCCCTAGGATGCTGCATCCGGGCAAGTGCAAAGTGCACGCCATGATGAAAAACGTGCAACTTTCGCCAGGCTCTAAGGGATGCTCCGCGAACAAGACAAATACCTGTGGTGCTGCTTGTTCTTCAGAGAGGACGGACGTTCAAATCAGCCCTTACGTGAAAGTCAGTGTAAGTACCACTTGTCCCAGTTTGACCAATGCCAGTGCTGCTGGAGGAGCAAAGGGCGGGGGTAAGAACAAGAACGCCAACATACAAGCCTCACAGTCCTCCATGGGAGATTGCATGAAGGGCATCAAGTCCGATCCTGGTTGCTACTGTG GAAACGAACCAGTGGAACCAACACCTTGTCCGATTCGGTTGAGAGAAGATTGCGAGTGTGTTGATGAAGAAACGGACGCGCTGGTAGAGCCAGAAGAAGAAGATCCATTGTGTTATTGTCCACCTGGGGAACAACCACTACTGATGAAGAAATCTAACGTAGAGTGCGACTGCGCCAATAGAAGGAGGTGCGAGGACGAGATACTTGTGGAACCTCCTAAAGAGAAGCCTGACGTGTTTTGGGCTCTAACCAAGGTTAGTTTACTGAAAGACGGTACCAAGAATTTCGAAATTATCGATGTTTCACCTGTACCTCCTGGTTATTACCTCATGCCTGACGTTAACAATCTCGTCTTGGTGGGTCCTCAACCTAAACCTGCCAAGGCTGCCCCTAGTAAAAATTGTTGTTGTAAATAG